In one window of Gorilla gorilla gorilla isolate KB3781 chromosome 2, NHGRI_mGorGor1-v2.1_pri, whole genome shotgun sequence DNA:
- the ZNF639 gene encoding zinc finger protein 639 yields the protein MNEYPKKRKRKTLHPSRYSDSSGISRIADGFNGIFSDHCYSVCSMRQPDLKYFDNKDDDSDTETSNDLPKFADGIKARNRNQNYLVPSPVLRILDHTAFSTEKSADIEICDEECDSPESVNQQTQEESPIEVHTAEDVPIAVEVHAISEDYDIETENNSSESLQDQTDEEPPAKLCKILDKSQGLNVTAQQKWPLLRANSSGLYKCELCEFNSKYFSDLKQHMILKHKRTDSNVCRVCKESFSTNMLLIEHAKLHEEDPYICKYCDYKTVIFENLSQHIADTHFSDHLYWCEQCDVQFSSSSELYLHFQEHSCDEQYLCQFCEHETNDPEDLHSHVVNEHACKLIELSDKYNNGEHGQYSLLSKITFDKCKNFFVCQVCGFRSRLHTNVNRHVAIEHTKIFPHVCDDCGKGFSSMLEYCKHLNSHLSEGIYLCQYCEYSTGQIEDLKIHLDFKHSADLPHKCSDCLMRFGNERELISHLPVHETT from the exons ATGAATGAGtatcctaaaaaaagaaaaaggaagactcTACACCCTTCTCGTTATTCAG ATTCCTCTGGAATAAGCAGAATTGCAGATGGATTCAATGGAATTTTCTCTGATCATTGTTACAGTGTCTGTTCTATGAGACAgccagatttaaaatattttgacaacAAAG atgatgatTCTGATACCGAGACATCAAATGACTTGCCAAAATTTGCAGATGGAATCAAGGCCAGAAACAGAAATCAGAACTACCTGGTTCCCAGTCCTGTACTTAGAATTCTAGACCACACTGCCTTTTCTACAG aAAAATCTGCTGATATTGAAATTTGTGATGAAGAGTGTGACTCACCTGAATCAGTCAACCAGCAAACCCAAGAGGAGAGTCCTATAGAAGTTCACACTGCTGAAGATGTTCCAATTGCCGTAGAAGTGCATGCGATTTCTGAGGATTAtgatatagagacagaaaacaattcCTCTGAGAGTCTCCAAGACCAAACTGATGAAGAACCGCCAGCTAAACTTTGTAAAATTCTTGACAAGAGCCAAGGTTTGAATGTGACTGCCCAGCAGAAATGGCCTTTACTGAGAGCTAATAGCAGTGGCCTCTATAAATGTGAACTTTGTGAGTTTAACAGCAAATATTTTTCTGACTTAAAGCAGCATATGATCCTGAAGCATAAACGTACTGATTCAAATGTGTGTCGAGTATGCAAGGAAAGTTTCTCTACCAATATGCTTCTGATAGAACATGCCAAATTGCATGAAGAGGATCCCTACATTTGTAAATACTGTGATTATAAGACAGTAATTTTTGAGAACCTCAGCCAGCACATTGCAGACACCCATTTTAGTGATCACCTCTATTGGTGTGAACAGTGTGATGTACAGTTCTCCTCAAGCAGTGAACTCTACCTACATTTCCAGGAGCACAGCTGTGATGAACAGTACTTGTGTCAGTTCTGTGAACATGAAACTAATGATCCAGAAGACTTGCATAGCCATGTGGTAAATGAGCATGCATGTAAATTAATAGAGTTAAGTGATAAGTATAACAATGGTGAACATGGACAGTATAGCCTCTTAAGCAAAATTACCTTTGACAAATGTAAAAACTTCTTTGTATGTCAAGTATGTGGTTTTCGGAGTAGACTTCATACAAATGTTAACAGGCATGTTGCTATTGAACATACAAAAATTTTTCCTCATGTTTGTGATGACTGTGGGAAAGGCTTTTCAAGTATGCTAGAATATTGCAAGCATTTAAATTCACATTTATCTGAAGGGATTTATTTATGTCAATATTGTGAATATTCAACAGGACAAATTGAAGATCTTAAAATTCATCTAGATTTCAAGCATTCAGCTGACTTGCCTCATAAATGTAGTGACTGCTTGATGAGGTTTGGAAATGAAAGGGAATTAATAAGTCACCTTCCAGTCCATGAGACAACTTGA